A section of the Telopea speciosissima isolate NSW1024214 ecotype Mountain lineage chromosome 3, Tspe_v1, whole genome shotgun sequence genome encodes:
- the LOC122655665 gene encoding formin-like protein 20 — MALFRRLFYRKPPDRLLEISERVYVFDCCFSTDVLGEDEYRVYLGGIVAQLQDHYSDASFMVFNFREGERRSQISDILTQYDMTVMDYPRQYEGCPLLPLEMIYHFLRSSESWLSLEGQQNVLLMHCERGGWPVLAFMLAGLLLYRKQYTGEQKTLDMIYKQAPRELLHLLSPLNPQPSQVRYLQYISRRNLGSDWPPVDTPLNLDCLVLRVLPMFDGERGCRPLVRVYGQDPSTLNNRSSKILFSTAKTKKSVRHYRKAECALVKMDIHCRVQGDVVIECIHLDEDLVREQMMFRVMFNTSFSRSNVLILNRDEVDFLWDSKDQFPKDFKAEVIFSDSEAVGSNISSEVATEDGDETEGASTEEFYEAEEIFSNVDGQSGKGDPDMQEISESMFYDVNFKPERKEDIDLKTSKRSAMDEANQKQERNQDSDLQTNENKTFDDGNHRLATNEDVNRKLETISLTTNVQHEIENKSVTFSMSSKQGRKEGIDLFAVNEMSEGNQKQEMEEDSDLHITRERTFDDENHKLETNADTHGRLEPKLSITDVRNESESKAVISSTHRKLVEVGSKVKAQNIDTQNKKDLKVLQQNLDTDIYIPKLEKLLPPTSKKQPISNAKISSDPVLAKQKIKKQESEGISSKPTKPRTVPRWIPPNKGPFNHSVNVPSHPPSRYNSAPPVLAITFDSNDYGSSESPKSFPSVSADPEDVVPSDHLPKPTKEEHKIDRVALSKSVEDAPAPNPSPLHSPSPPVPPPLPSFLAGTSVPSPPVPFSSTSLPSLTQRSPPPPSPSPHIHERTTSPSPPPPPPCNKVLSISPPPPPPPPPPSSMSMHATSQGPFPTKNAVGSIMPPPPPPPPPLPPCYGVILSPPPPHPPSKTFDGLVTPPPPPPPPWKVEASSNSSLVAPTPRPPPPPPPPPSFSNAIKSIGVPCPPPPPPINGLQPPMCGAPPPPPPPPPPPPMYGPPPPPPPPLTHGAPPPPPPPPPPLRGGPPAPVPPPPPPPPPPPPPPPMYGAPPPPSPPPMYGAPLPPPPPPMHGAPPPPPLPPMHGAPPPPPPPPLRGGPPVPPPPPLQGAPPPPPPPPLRGTPPPPPPPPSGAPPPPPPPMRGTPPPPPPPMRGPPPPPPPMQGAPPPPPPPGGAPPPPPPPGAARAPGAPPPPRPPGGAPPPPPPFGSKGGAPPPPADARSLGRGRGLVRPGGANLSAASPRRSSLKPLHWVKVTRAVQGSLWAELQRYGEPPTAPEFDVSELESLFSATVPKPVDSSGGKSGGRRKSVGSKTDKVHLIDLRRANNVEIMLTTVKMPLPDMMSAALALDDSILDVDQVENLIKFSPTKEEMELLKGYSGDKENLGRCEQFFLELMKVPRVESKLRVFSFKIQFVSQTTDFRMSLNSVNTACDEVRNSVKLKEIMKRILYLGNTLNQGTARGSAIGFKLDSLLKLTDTRASNSKMTLMHYLCKVLASKTPDLLDFHQDLVSLESASKIQLKSLAEEMQAIIKGLEKVKQERVASENDGPVSEVFRKTLKEFIGVAETEVASLTSFYAAVGRNADALALYFGEDPARCPFEQVTATLLNFVRMFRKAHDENCKQAELERKKAQKEAEMEKAKGVSLTKKTAT, encoded by the exons ATGGCGCTGTTCAGAAGGTTGTTCTATCGAAAGCCGCCAGATCGGCTTCTGGAGATCTCCGAGAGGGTTTACG TGTTTGACTGTTGCTTCTCCACGGATGTTTTGGGAGAGGATGAGTACAGGGTTTACTTGGGTGGAATCGTGGCACAGCTACAGGACCATTATTCTGATGCCTCTTTCATGGTGTTCAACtttagagagggagaaaggagaAGCCAAATATCAGATATATTGACACAGTATGACATGACTGTCATGGACTACCCTAGGCAATATGAGGGGTGTCCTTTGTTACCATTGGAGATGATCTATCACTTCTTGCGGTCAAGTGAGAGCTGGTTGTCACTGGAAGGGCAACAGAATGTGCTGCTGATGCACTGTGAGAGAGGAGGATGGCCTGTGCTTGCTTTCATGCTTGCAGGTCTTCTGCTATATAGGAAACAGTATACTGGGGAGCAGAAGACTCTTGATATGATTTACAAGCAAGCTCCTAGGGAGCTCCTTCATCTCCTGTCTCCTCTAAACCCACAACCTTCACAAGTGAGATATCTCCAGTACATCTCCAGAAGAAATCTTGGTTCTGATTGGCCACCAGTCGATACACCTTTGAATTTGGATTGTCTTGTTCTCAGAGTACTTCCCATGTTTGATGGAGAAAGGGGTTGCAGGCCGCTAGTTCGTGTTTATGGTCAGGACCCTTCAACTTTGAATAATAGAAGTTCGAAGATTCTTTTTTCAACTGCAAAGACAAAGAAAAGTGTTCGTCACTATCGGAAG GCAGAGTGTGCACTTGTGAAAATGGATATCCATTGCCGTGTTCAAGGTGATGTGGTTATTGAGTGCATCCATTTGGATGAAGATCTGGTGCGTGAGCAAATGATGTTCCGAGTTATGTTTAACACATCATTTTCCCGCTCAAATGTATTGATACTCAACCGTGACGAGGTTGATTTTTTGTGGGACTCGAAGGACCAGTTTCCGAAAGACTTCAAAGCAGAG GTAATATTTTCAGACTCCGAAGCTGTTGGTTCTAACATCTCTTCAGAAGTGGCAACTGAAGATGGAGATGAGACAGAAGGGGCTTCAACAGAGGAGTTTTATGAGGCAGAGGAGATCTTCAGCAATGTTGATGGGCAAAGTGGAAAAGGGGATCCTGATATGCAAGAAATCTCAGAAAGCATGTTCTATGATGTGAATTTCAAACCAGAGAGGAAGGAGGATATTGATCTCAAAACAAGTAAAAGGAGTGCAATGGATGAAGCGAAtcagaaacaagaaagaaatcaGGACTCGGATTTACAGACAAATGAAAACAAGACCTTTGATGATGGAAACCATAGATTGGCAACAAATGAGGATGTAAACCGAAAACTAGAAACGATATCCCTGACCACTAATGTGCAGCATGAGATAGAAAACAAATCAGTGACTTTTAGCATGAGTTCCAAACAGGGGAGGAAGGAGGGTATTGATCTCTTTGCAGTTAATGAAATGTCTGAAGGGAATCAGAAACAGGAAATGGAGGAGGATTCTGATTTACATATAACTCGAGAGAGAACTTTTGACGATGAAAATCACAAGTTGGAAACAAATGCAGATACACATGGAAGACTTGAACCAAAATTATCGATTACCGATGTGCGCAATGAATCGGAAAGCAAAGCAGTGATTTCTAGTACGCACAGAAAACTAGTTGAGGTGGGAAGTAAAGTGAAGGCACAGAATATTGATACTCAGAATAAGAAAGATTTGAAGGTTCTGCAGCAAAATCTGGACACAGATATTTATATTCCAAAACTTGAGAAATTGCTCCCACCCACATCTAAGAAGCAGCCAATTTCCAATGCAAAAATATCTTCTGACCCAGTTCTAGCTAAACAAAAGATTAAAAAGCAAGAATCTGAAGGAATTTCTTCGAAACCAACAAAACCAAGGACTGTACCTCGATGGATCCCACCAAACAAAGGTCCTTTCAATCATTCTGTAAATGTGCCATCTCATCCTCCATCGAGATATAACAGTGCACCACCTGTTCTTGCCATTACTTTTGATTCAAATGATTATGGTTCAAGCGAGTCTCCTAAGTCTTTTCCATCTGTTTCTGCTGATCCTGAAGATGTGGTTCCATCTGACCATCTACCTAAACCAACTAAAGAAGAACACAAAATTGATCGAGTTGCACTTTCAAAATCTGTGGAGGATGCACCGGCTCCCAATCCATCGCCATTACATTCACCATCACCACCTGTACCTCCTCCTTTACCTTCTTTTTTGGCAGGTACTTCTGTCCCATCCCCACCAGTTCCTTTCTCTAGCACTTCACTGCCTTCTCTGACCCAAAGatcacctccacctccatctccatctccacatATACATGAAAGAACAACATCCCCgtcacctcctcctcctcctccatgtAATAAAGTGCTGTCtatttcccctccccctccccctcctcctcctcctccatcatCTATGAGCATGCATGCGACTTCTCAAGGTCCTTTTCCCACGAAAAATGCAGTTGGATCAATTATGCCTCCTCCTcccccaccacctcctcctctacCCCCGTGCTATGGTGTTATTCTCTCCCCTCCACCTCCTCATCCTCCTAGTAAAACTTTTGATGGGTTGGTTAcccctcctccacctcctccaccccCTTGGAAGGTTGAAGCTTCTTCAAATAGCTCTCTTGTAGCACCAACACCTCGACCTCCaccccctccaccccctccaCCCTCATTTTCCAATGCAATAAAGTCCATTGGAGTCCCATGCCCCCCTCCCCCGCCTCCCATTAATGGACTCCAACCTCCTATGTGTGGagctccacctccacctccacctcctccaccgccCCCTCCTATGTATGGACCTCCACCTCCTCCGCCACCACCTCTTACGCATGGAGCTCCACCTCCTCCGCCTCCACCGCCTCCTCCCTTACGTGGTGGTCCACCTGCACCAGTACCTccccctccaccaccaccaccaccaccaccacctccacctcctaTGTATGGAGCTCCACCTCCTCCGTCACCACCTCCTATGTATGGAGCTCCacttcctccaccaccacctccaatgCATGGagctccacctcctccaccactaccTCCAATGCATGGagctccacctccaccaccacctcctccctTACGTGGCGGTCCACCTGTGCCACCACCTCCTCCCTTACAAGGggctccacctccaccaccccctCCTCCATTACGTGGAACTCCGCCTCCCCCTCCTCCACCTCCTAGCGGAGCTCCACCGCCACCGCCGCCTCCAATGCGTGGgactccacctccaccacctcctcctaTGCGTGGTCCACcgcctcctccacctccaatgCAAGGAGctccgccaccaccaccccctccaGGTGGGgctccacctccaccgccacctcCTGGAGCTGCTCGTGCACCTGGTGCTCCTCCCCCGCCTAGACCTCCAGGTGGTGCACCTCCTCCACCCCCGCCCTTTGGAAGTAAAGGAGGAGCTCCACCTCCTCCAGCTGATGCAAGAAGTTTAGGAAGGGGTCGTGGTCTAGTACGTCCTGGAGGTGCAAATCTGTCTGCTGCTTCACCTCGAAGGTCATCATTGAAGCCACTACACTGGGTGAAGGTAACAAGAGCAGTGCAAGGAAGCTTGTGGGCAGAATTACAGAGATATGGGGAACCTCCAAC TGCACCTGAATTTGACGTTTCAGAGCTTGAGAGTCTCTTCTCTGCCACTGTTCCGAAGCCGGTTGATAGCTCAGGGGGTAAATCTGGAGGGCGACGCAAGTCAGTCGGGTCAAAAACAGACAAAGTGCACCTG ATTGATTTAAGGCGGGCCAATAATGTTGAAATTATGCTCACAACAGTTAAGATGCCACTTCCTGATATGATG AGTGCAGCGTTAGCATTGGATGATTCAATTTTAGATGTTGATCAGGTGGAGAATCTTATAAAGTTCTCTCCTACAAAAGAGGAGATGGAACTTCTGAAG GGCTACAGTGGTGATAAAGAAAATCTGGGGAGGTGTGAACAG TTCTTTTTGGAGTTGATGAAGGTGCCGCGGGTGGAATCCAAATTACGAGTGTTTTCTTTTAAGATTCAATTTGTCTCTCAG ACTACGGATTTTAGAATGAGTCTGAATAGCGTAAACACTGCATGTGATGAG GTACGAAATTCAGTCAAATTAAAGGAAATTATGAAGAGAATCCTATATCTTGGGAATACGTTAAACCAAGGAACTGCAAGGG GTTCTGCAATTGGGTTCAAGTTGGACAGCCTTCTAAAACTCACTGATACACGTGCTTCTAACAGCAAGATGACTTTAATGCATTACCTTTGTAAG GTGCTAGCCTCCAAGACACCTGACCTTCTAGATTTTCACCAGGACTTGGTTAGCCTGGAATCTGCATCAAAG ATACAATTAAAGTCCTTAGCAGAAGAAATGCAAGCCATAATCAAAGGGTTAGAAAAGGTCAAGCAAGAGCGGGTTGCATCTGAAAATGATGGTCCTGTGTCAGAAGTTTTTCGCAAG ACATTGAAGGAATTCATTGGCGTTGCTGAAACTGAAGTGGCGTCCTTAACGTCATTTTATGCTGCAGTG GGTAGAAATGCAGATGCACTTGCCCTTTATTTTGGTGAAGATCCTGCCCGTTGCCCTTTTGAACAAG TAACTGCAACTCTCTTAAATTTTGTGAGGATGTTCCGGAAAGCACATGATGAGAACTGTAAGCAAGCTGAGCTGGAGAGGAAGAAAGCCCAGAAGGAGGCGGAAATGGAGAAGGCAAAGGGTGTTAGCCTGACAAAGAAAACTGCAACATAG